One Leptolyngbya sp. NIES-2104 genomic window carries:
- a CDS encoding helix-turn-helix transcriptional regulator, whose product MKDAIDALSALAQETRLSLYRLLVRTGPKGLPAGEIASQLDANPSTMSRHLAQMERAGLVCSWRVQRQVFYAIDWKGTEALLAFLTEDCCKADPDVWCEKQSNSCREMISRG is encoded by the coding sequence ATGAAAGATGCCATTGACGCGCTCTCAGCTTTAGCGCAAGAGACGCGACTATCGTTGTACCGTCTCCTCGTTCGCACCGGACCAAAAGGGCTACCTGCGGGAGAAATTGCGTCACAGCTAGACGCGAATCCTTCTACAATGTCTCGGCATTTGGCACAGATGGAACGAGCGGGATTAGTTTGCTCTTGGCGAGTGCAGCGACAGGTGTTTTACGCGATCGACTGGAAGGGCACTGAGGCATTGCTGGCATTCTTAACAGAGGACTGTTGTAAAGCAGACCCCGATGTTTGGTGCGAAAAGCAGTCGAACAGTTGCCGCGAAATGATTTCGAGAGGATAG